Proteins from one Malania oleifera isolate guangnan ecotype guangnan chromosome 4, ASM2987363v1, whole genome shotgun sequence genomic window:
- the LOC131154380 gene encoding pentatricopeptide repeat-containing protein At1g56690, mitochondrial — translation MRFSLIPCRTHCTYAAYAVSPNSQISRFARLGQIDHARRVFDRIPSKNIVSWNSIIAGYFQNCLPREAKILFDKMPERNTVSWNGLIAGYVKNRMVSEARKIFDMMPERNVVSWTAMVRGYVEVGMISEAESLFWQMPEKNVISWTVMLGGLIQEGRIDEARQLFDMMPVKDVVARTNMITGYCQEGRLAEARELFDEMPRRNVISWTTMICGYAQNQRVDIARKLFEVMPEKNEVSWTAMLIGYTQCGRIEAASELFDAMLVKSVPACNAMILGFGQNGQVAKAREVFDKVREKDDGTWSAMIKCYERNGCELEALDLFALMQREKVQPNFPSLISVLSVCASLASLDHGKQIHAQLVKSQFDNDVYVASILMTMYVKCGDLVKAKQVFDRFSSKDIVMWNSIITGYAQHGLGKEALGVFSEMRYLDIEPDDVTFVGVLSACSYTGKVKEGIEIFESMKFKYQVEPGTEHYACLVDLLGRAGHVKEAMTLIVKMPVEADAIVWGSLLGACRTHGNLDLAEVAAKKLVLLEPKNAGPYILLSNIYASKGRWGDVSELRKTMRARSVSKSPGCSWIEVDKQVHMFTGGESVCHPEHTMIERMLEKLSGLLREVGYCPDGSFVLHDVDEEEKAHSLGYHSEKLAVAYGLLKLPEGMPIRVMKNLRVCGDCHSAIKLIAKVTGRDIILRDANRFHHFKDGYCSCRDFW, via the coding sequence ATGCGGTTTTCGTTGATCCCATGTCGAACTCACTGCACATATGCTGCATATGCAGTTTCCCCCAACTCTCAGATTTCTCGGTTTGCTCGCCTTGGCCAAATTGACCACGCCCGAAGGGTGTTCGATAGAATTCCCAGTAAGAACATTGTTTCTTGGAACTCAATAATCGCTGGGTATTTCCAAAACTGTTTGCCTCGAGAAGCTAAGATTCTGTTTGATAAAATGCCTGAGAGGAACACAGTTTCTTGGAATGGTTTGATTGCTGGGTATGTTAAGAACAGAATGGTGAGTGAGGCACGTAAAATATTTGACATGATGCCGGAGCGCAATGTGGTTTCGTGGACTGCAATGGTTAGAGGTTATGTAGAAGTGGGTATGATTTCAGAGGCAGAATCTTTGTTTTGGCAAATGCCGGAAAAGAATGTCATTTCTTGGACGGTGATGTTAGGTGGTCTAATTCAGGAAGGTCGGATTGACGAGGCTCGCCAACTTTTCGATATGATGCCTGTAAAGGATGTGGTTGCTAGGACTAACATGATAACTGGGTATTGTCAAGAAGGTCGTTTAGCTGAAGCGCGTGAGCTTTTTGATGAGATGCCTCGCCGAAATGTGATTTCTTGGACTACCATGATTTGTGGTTATGCACAGAATCAACGGGTGGATATTGCTCGGAAGCTCTTTGAGGTGATGCCGGAGAAGAATGAGGTGTCCTGGACTGCTATGTTGATAGGGTACACTCAATGTGGACGGATAGAAGCGGCATCAGAGCTTTTTGATGCAATGCTGGTGAAGTCGGTCCCTGCTTGTAATGCAATGATCCTTGGGTTTGGTCAGAACGGGCAGGTAGCTAAAGCAAGGGAAGTTTTTGATAAAGTGCGTGAGAAGGATGATGGGACATGGAGTGCAATGATCAAATGCTATGAACGGAATGGATGTGAATTGGAAGCACTTGATTTGTTTGCTTTGATGCAAAGAGAAAAGGTCCAGCCAAATTTCCCTTCTCTGATCAGTGTTCTTTCTGTTTGTGCCAGCCTGGCAAGTCTTGATCATGGTAAACAGATTCATGCACAGCTGGTGAAATCCCAATTTGATAATGATGTGTATGTTGCCTCTATTTTGATGACAATGTATGTCAAATGCGGTGATCTTGTTAAAGCAAAACAGGTGTTTGATAGGTTTTCTTCCAAGGACATTGTTATGTGGAATTCTATTATAACTGGTTATGCCCAGCATGGCTTAGGAAAGGAAGCTTTAGGAGTATTCTCTGAAATGCGCTATTTAGATATTGAACCAGATGATGTTACTTTTGTTGGTGTTCTCTCAGCTTGCAGCTACACTGGAAAGGTTAAAGAAGGCATTGAAATTTTTGAGTCaatgaaatttaaatatcaagtGGAGCCAGGAACTGAGCATTATGCTTGCTTGGTGGATCTCCTTGGCCGAGCAGGCCATGTAAAGGAGGCTATGACTTTAATTGTTAAAATGCCAGTAGAAGCAGATGCCATTGTTTGGGGTTCTTTATTAGGTGCATGTAGAACTCACGGGAACTTGGATTTGGCTGAAGTTGCTGCAAAGAAACTTGTACTGCTTGAGCCAAAGAATGCTGGGCCTTATATCTTGCTGTCAAATATCTATGCTTCAAAAGGAAGATGGGGTGATGTTTCAGAGCTGAGGAAAACAATGAGGGCGAGGAGTGTGAGTAAATCACCGGGTTGTAGCTGGATCGAGGTAGATAAACAAGTGCATATGTTTACAGGTGGGGAAAGTGTCTGCCACCCAGAGCATACAATGATTGAAAGGATGTTGGAGAAGTTAAGTGGATTGTTAAGAGAAGTTGGGTATTGTCCCGATGGTAGCTTTGTGCTGCATGATGTGGATGAGGAAGAGAAGGCACACAGCTTGGGTTATCACAGCGAGAAACTGGCTGTGGCATATGGGCTTCTGAAGCTGCCTGAGGGGATGCCCATTCGGGTGATGAAGAACCTTCGGGTTTGTGGCGATTGCCATTCTGCAATTAAATTAATTGCAAAAGTAACTGGACGAGATATCATATTGAGGGATGCAAATAGATTCCACCATTTTAAGGATGGCTACTGTTCTTGTAGGGATTTTTGGTGA
- the LOC131154381 gene encoding protein NIM1-INTERACTING 3 codes for MEGETKRRTMVGEEDEDEEEKIEKFFAIIRNTREVQQRLVGSRPKEDEKEEAKEEKPSGGKWNPTFQLEDFAEDALSKGSSSKGAGPSRREENKEGEGGGDGLDLKLSL; via the coding sequence ATGGAGGGAGAAACAAAGAGGAGGACGATGGTGGGtgaggaagatgaagatgaagaagagaagaTAGAGAAGTTCTTTGCTATCATAAGGAATACGCGTGAAGTGCAACAACGACTCGTCGGAAGCCGGCCGAAGGAGGACGAGAAGGAGGAGGCAAAGGAAGAGAAGCCAAGCGGCGGCAAGTGGAACCCAACATTCCAGCTGGAGGATTTCGCGGAGGATGCTCTCTCCAAAGGTTCTTCTTCAAAGGGAGCAGGACCTTCCAGGAGGGAAGAAAACAAGGAAGGAGAAGGGGGAGGTGATGGTTTAGACCTTAAGCTTTCCTTGTAG